A stretch of Henckelia pumila isolate YLH828 chromosome 4, ASM3356847v2, whole genome shotgun sequence DNA encodes these proteins:
- the LOC140865376 gene encoding uncharacterized protein isoform X1 — translation MEKLFLQIFERKSRIIEQVKQQTEFFNQNLASKLLIEGITPPSWLWNPTGSSDPKELNKEELISKLLGPYTLDSVGCCTEQYPLYDKPFISGANQGSPTVSASRGDADAGCSHNCAPQLDFSITSPKAQITGGFLNISNAPDESLARIQRSKSRQKALELRNSANAVAESAIDHENIGDILSRRIRLSISSSKQTCNENKLTELEELYAFGSSCYDDLDLDEAACQNQDNGMDLYSGRITRSRSHVKTVSSGRNSSELGHSQNDRKDVSFHGANTCKRSSVCTSSREVADYHNRLLQSAGSSSAFAQNDGHIRLDSAGSLRKEKGDVYSGKISSFKSSHRPQSCASGPWKADSFSNDAQRMVGTKMDFGDDLRKDHVDGSGVRKDIFDVSHVDRDGRGSILEGGKSLQESSNISEPVHCSEIPSCLGTLSKSSPRKKSAVNDKVQNFPGCQTRQPWCETKDKDHIDGSQVKKNIFDVGCMDGDSRGSILEGVESYKESSNISEPVHCSEIPSCLGKLSRYSPRRKSAANDKVQNFSSCQTRQPWCETKDMCDEPGNVDSMMSNELVARNLINHSVSSSANGDAQIRVCLSSDCAKQRRQFESLVARDSIDSFDSEEIKQLDFNVIEEQNSKTFSSSFGKKRPDNSPKHISELDLLSNKEIPNHSCNPSLGGQSPEDSEVRDNVAEVHTISSECDILEHLDICTKKHVALVSENTTPKSPQDNIEVGNHQYSEVEGEADTLMSKMVDAPTLQFHPVKLCWEQGHEISAQQVIEEGNCSGERSAKSPEVSHATGSKNDRQSGFPKLADDPGEESHNFSSGQKEMANPMCVAIDEIEPFPAQEPQILSRLTGESQHADTLVEDNRSVTNYRSTKRGEDLLREGRFELVSIGSWPQLKRRKIEELQMNRLTSYPSSVKRVGSIQQDSPSRYLRDIEMDVNTDLPDSLDRKMSIDIEMDQDKDINYINTENLSHTTINLQAEKSPPLVDGQQPQCLVLSPKSKDLKFVAESMPEFERFNVETQADSGDLDFAADGVDLAELSLSRIAIERASIIEEMCRSASLDTPISHLSSALNFQGAVNPFQSLPNGLLEHLNLKTSLPLNVNANKQVDSGKSLVTDTGGALERIESVPYSVSLPYSGARYDWNSRVQHASPVRSLWERLSSHTGSSEKCSISNPELTCFPIEEDPCISEDNKWVDEIGDDVEEDTDSSLAHNCNVRHPLKDLANMDLNPSVSTFAQRDILRADTVDVMNAKSNVGGTQDDIRWSPKSQSRYYSEMRENKKSSLGNAKRKSYQTLSIGYGGTKKAKVSIDESVSKPTLSSKTSLKKQEQNVSLMNSKSNNIVSNICSFIPLVQQTQAAAAACAGKRDIKVKALEAAEAAKRLEEKQKNERKNRKEALKVERAKLEVENLRKMELEKKKKELERKKKNAEAIAKKRSREEEERKEKEKKRMRLEGKLRQREQEERGRVEKAEKEKRQTKDEQINSKKSYNEFKKEQNRGVVRGDSGASNKAVIEECRTSGDSFEAETALLTVDRSPKNEDLIVQKSREKSYEISPYQCSDDEDEEDEELPTKKYIPSWASKSSVALLLPLQRKMEPDLIFQPESFCSMDEAETKGCINQIFWLLQ, via the exons ATGGAGAAGCTGTTCTTGCAGATCTTTGAGCGGAAGAGTCGAATAATAGAACAAGTGAAGCAACAGACGGAGTTTTTTAACCAGAATCTGGCCTCTAAACTTCTAATTGAAGGAATCACTCCTCCGTCTTGGCTTTGGAACCCTACCGGCTCATCCGACCCTAAAG AACTGAACAAGGAAGAGCTGATCTCCAAACTTCTTGGCCCATATACACTAGACTCAGTTGGGTGCTGCACTGAACAGTACCCCTTGTACGACAAGCCATTCATCTCAGGAGCTAATCAAGGCAGTCCGACAGTTTCAGCAAGCAGAGGGGATGCAGATGCTGGTTGTTCCCATAATTGTGCTCCTCAGCTAGACTTTAGTATCACATCACCTAAGGCTCAGATAACTGGAGGGTTCTTGAATATTTCTAATGCACCTGATGAGTCTCTGGCTAGAATTCAGAGATCTAAGTCTAGACAAAAGGCTCTCGAGCTTCGTAACAGTGCAAATGCCGTAGCTGAGAGTGCAATAGATCATGAAAACATCGGTGATATTCTTTCAAGAAGGATTAGATTGTCTATTTCTTCTTCCAAGCAGACGTGTAATGAAAATAAACTTACAGAATTGGAAGAACTTTATGCATTTGGCAGTTCATGTTATGATGATTTGGATTTGGATGAAGCAGCTTGCCAAAACCAAGACAATGGCATGGATTTGTACTCTGGTAGAATTACAAGGTCTAGAAGTCATGTCAAAACTGTAAGTTCTGGCAGAAATTCATCAGAATTAGGCCACTCCCAAAATGATAGAAAAGATGTGTCATTTCATGGTGCTAACACGTGTAAAAGGAGCTCTGTGTGTACTTCTAGTCGAGAGGTGGCCGATTATCATAATAGACTGCTGCAGTCAGCTGGATCTTCGTCTGCTTTTGCTCAAAATGATGGGCACATCAGATTGGACAGTGCAGGTTCTCTGAGAAAGGAAAAGGGTGATGTTTATTCTGGCAAAATTTCTTCGTTTAAAAGCTCCCATAGGCCTCAAAGTTGTGCTAGTGGTCCTTGGAAAGCAGATAGTTTTTCAAATGATGCTCAGAGAATGGTTGGCACCAAAATGGATTTTGGGGATGATTTACGTAAGGACCATGTTGATGGATCCGGAGTTAGGAAGGATATTTTTGATGTTAGTCATGTAGATCGGGACGGTCGAGGATCAATTTTAGAAGGTGGCAAGAGTCTCCAAGAGAGTAGCAATATATCTGAGCCTGTACATTGCTCTGAAATTCCTTCTTGTTTGGGAACACTGTCAAAATCCTCTCCTAGAAAGAAGTCTGCTGTAAATGATAAAGTTCAGAATTTTCCAGGTTGTCAAACTAGACAACCTTGGTGTGAAACCAAAGATAAGGACCATATTGATGGATCCCAAGTTAAGAAGAATATTTTTGATGTTGGTTGCATGGATGGGGACAGCCGAGGATCAATTTTAGAAGGTGTCGAGAGTTACAAAGAGAGCAGCAATATATCTGAGCCTGTACATTGCTCTGAAATTCCTTCTTGTTTGGGTAAACTGTCAAGATACTCTCCTAGAAGGAAGTCTGCTGCAAATGATAAAGTTCAGAATTTTTCAAGTTGTCAAACTAGACAACCTTGGTGTGAAACCAAAGATATGTGTGATGAGCCAGGAAATGTTGATTCTATGATGAGCAACGAGCTTGTTGCACGCAATCTTATTAATCACTCAGTTAGTTCAAGTGCGAATGGTGATGCACAGATAAGGGTTTGTTTAAGTTCAGACTGTGCTAAACAAAGAAGGCAGTTTGAATCTTTAGTGGCAAGGGACTCCATTGATAGTTTTGATTCTGAGGAGATAAAGCAATTAGATTTTAATgtaattgaagaacaaaactCGAAAACTTTTTCTTCTAGTTTTGGAAAGAAAAGACCCGACAACTCACCAAAACACATATCGGAACTTGATTTATTAAGTAACAAGGAAATTCCTAACCACAGTTGTAACCCTTCTTTGGGTGGGCAGTCACCAGAGGATTCAGAAGTCCGGGACAATGTAGCAGAAGTTCATACAATCTCTTCCGAATGTGATATTCTGGAGCACCTTGACATCTGCACTAAAAAACATGTTGCTCTTGTAAGTGAAAATACTACACCAAAGAGTCCTCAAGATAATATAGAGGTTGGGAACCATCAATATTCTGAAGTTGAAGGCGAGGCAGATACTTTGATGTCAAAAATGGTGGATGCTCCTACTTTACAATTTCATCCAGTGAAGCTATGTTGGGAACAAGGGCACGAAATCTCAGCACAGCAGGTCATTGAAGAG GGTAATTGTAGTGGTGAACGCAGTGCTAAGAGCCCAGAAGTTTCACATGCTACTGGAAGCAAAAACGACAGACAGTCTGGTTTTCCCAAACTAGCCGATGACCCGGGTGAAGAGTCCCACAATTTCTCAAGTGGACAAAAGGAAATGGCAAATCCAATGTGTGTCGCTATTGATGAAATTGAGCCGTTTCCTGCACAGGAACCTCAAATTTTATCCCGCCTTACTGGGGAGAGTCAACATGCAGATACTCTTGTTGAAGATAATAGGTCAGTAACTAATTATAGAAGTACTAAAAGGGGTGAGGACTTATTACGTGAGGGTAGATTTGAACTTGTCAGCATCGGATCATGGCCGCAGTTGAAGAGGAGAAAGATAGAAGAGTTACAAATGAATAGATTGACCTCTTATCCAAGCTCGGTGAAACGGGTTGGCAGCATTCAACAAGATTCTCCAAGTAGATATTTGAGAGACATAGAAATGGATGTAAACACTGATTTGCCAGATTCATTAGATAGGAAGATGAGCATCGATATAGAAATGGACCAGGATAaggatataaattatattaatacggAAAATTTATCTCACACAACGATAAATCTTCAAGCAGAAAAATCCCCTCCGTTGGTGGATGGACAGCAGCCACAATGTTTGGTTCTTTCTCCAAAAAGTAAAGACCTGAAATTTGTTGCTGAATCGATGCCTGAGTTTGAGAGGTTCAATGTAGAGACACAAGCAGATAGCGGTGACCTGGATTTTGCTGCGGATGGTGTTGATTTGGCCGAATTGAGCCTTTCAAGGATTGCAATAGAACGTGCTAGCATTATAGAAGAAATGTGCAGATCGGCTAGCCTGGATACACCCATTTCTCATCTATCATCTGCTTTAAATTTTCAAGGAGCTGTAAACCCATTTCAGTCCTTACCAAATGGTCTTCTTGAGCACTTGAACTTGAAAACTAGTTTGCCCTTAAATGTTAATGCCAACAAACAAGTAGATTCTGGTAAGAGTCTCGTGACTGATACGGGAGGTGCTCTCGAAAGGATTGAAAGTGTGCCATATTCTGTTAGTCTACCTTATTCTGGAGCACGATACGATTGGAATTCAAGAGTCCAACATGCATCTCCGGTTAGAAGTTTGTGGGAAAGGCTTTCATCACACACTGGAAGTTCAGAGAAGTGTTCGATTTCAAATCCAGAACTCACATGCTTCCCAATTGAGGAAGACCCTTGTATCAGCGAAGACAATAAatgggtagatgagattggaGATGATGTCGAAGAAGACACCGATTCATCATTGGCACACAATTGTAATGTGCGGCATCCGCTTAAGGATTTGGCAAATATGGATCTAAATCCATCTGTATCAACTTTTGCACAGCGAGACATCTTGAGGGCAGATACTGTGGATGTTATGAATGCAAAATCTAATGTTGGTGGTACTCAAGATGATATCCGATGGAGTCCAAAAAGTCAGTCTAGGTATTACAGTGAGATGAGGGAAAATAAAAAATCCTCTTTGGGCAACGCCAAGAGAAAGAGCTACCAGACTTTATCAATTGGTTATGGCGGAACCAAGAAGGCCAAAGTATCAATTGATGAAAGTGTCAGCAAACCAACATTATCAAGTAAAACCAGTTTGAAGAAACAGGAGCAAAATGTTTCATTGATGaattctaagagtaataacattgtttcaaatatttgttcatttATACCACTGGTACAACAGACACAAGCTGCTGCTGCTGCATGTGCAG GAAAAAGAGATATCAAGGTGAAAGCCCTGGAGGCTGCTGAGGCTGCAAAGCGTCTAGAAGAGAAACAGAAGAATGAACGTAAGAATAGGAAGGAAGCTTTGAAGGTTGAACGTGCAAAATTGGAGGTAGAAAATTTGAGAAAAATGGAACTtgagaagaaaaagaaagaattaGAACGCAAGAAAAAAAATGCCGAGGCCATTGCAAAGAAGAGGTCGAGAGAGGAAGAAGAAAGAAAGGAAAAGGAGAAGAAAAGAATGCGGTTAGAAGGAAAGCTACGTCAGAGGGAACAAGAAGAAAGAGGGCGGGTTGAGAAAGCTGAAAAAGAAAAACGGCAAACCAAA GATGAGCAAATCAACAGCAAGAAGTCTTACAATGAGTTTAAGAAGGAGCAAAACCGTGGAGTCGTGAGAGGAGATAGTGGTGCTTCAAACAAAGCAGTCATTGAAGAATGTCGTACTTCTGGTGAttcttttgaagctgaaacg GCACTGCTCACAGTCGATAGATCACCCAAAAACGAGGACTTGATAGTTCAGAAAAGTCGAGAAAAATCATATGAGATCTCTCCATATCAATGTTCAGACGACGAAgacgaagaagatgaagagttaCCGACCAAGAAGTACATTCCATCATGGGCCAG TAAAAGCTCTGTGGCTCTGCTTTTACCCTTGCAACGAAAAATGGAACCCGATTTGATATTTCAACCTGAAAGTTTTTGCAGCATGGATGAAG CAGAGACAAAAGGATGCATAAATCAAATTTTCTGGCTGTTACAATAA
- the LOC140865376 gene encoding uncharacterized protein isoform X2, producing the protein MEKLFLQIFERKSRIIEQVKQQTEFFNQNLASKLLIEGITPPSWLWNPTGSSDPKELNKEELISKLLGPYTLDSVGCCTEQYPLYDKPFISGANQGSPTVSASRGDADAGCSHNCAPQLDFSITSPKAQITGGFLNISNAPDESLARIQRSKSRQKALELRNSANAVAESAIDHENIGDILSRRIRLSISSSKQTCNENKLTELEELYAFGSSCYDDLDLDEAACQNQDNGMDLYSGRITRSRSHVKTVSSGRNSSELGHSQNDRKDVSFHGANTCKRSSVCTSSREVADYHNRLLQSAGSSSAFAQNDGHIRLDSAGSLRKEKGDVYSGKISSFKSSHRPQSCASGPWKADSFSNDAQRMVGTKMDFGDDLRKDHVDGSGVRKDIFDVSHVDRDGRGSILEGGKSLQESSNISEPVHCSEIPSCLGTLSKSSPRKKSAVNDKVQNFPGCQTRQPWCETKDKDHIDGSQVKKNIFDVGCMDGDSRGSILEGVESYKESSNISEPVHCSEIPSCLGKLSRYSPRRKSAANDKVQNFSSCQTRQPWCETKDMCDEPGNVDSMMSNELVARNLINHSVSSSANGDAQIRVCLSSDCAKQRRQFESLVARDSIDSFDSEEIKQLDFNVIEEQNSKTFSSSFGKKRPDNSPKHISELDLLSNKEIPNHSCNPSLGGQSPEDSEVRDNVAEVHTISSECDILEHLDICTKKHVALVSENTTPKSPQDNIEVGNHQYSEVEGEADTLMSKMVDAPTLQFHPVKLCWEQGHEISAQQVIEEGNCSGERSAKSPEVSHATGSKNDRQSGFPKLADDPGEESHNFSSGQKEMANPMCVAIDEIEPFPAQEPQILSRLTGESQHADTLVEDNRSVTNYRSTKRGEDLLREGRFELVSIGSWPQLKRRKIEELQMNRLTSYPSSVKRVGSIQQDSPSRYLRDIEMDVNTDLPDSLDRKMSIDIEMDQDKDINYINTENLSHTTINLQAEKSPPLVDGQQPQCLVLSPKSKDLKFVAESMPEFERFNVETQADSGDLDFAADGVDLAELSLSRIAIERASIIEEMCRSASLDTPISHLSSALNFQGAVNPFQSLPNGLLEHLNLKTSLPLNVNANKQVDSGKSLVTDTGGALERIESVPYSVSLPYSGARYDWNSRVQHASPVRSLWERLSSHTGSSEKCSISNPELTCFPIEEDPCISEDNKWVDEIGDDVEEDTDSSLAHNCNVRHPLKDLANMDLNPSVSTFAQRDILRADTVDVMNAKSNVGGTQDDIRWSPKSQSRYYSEMRENKKSSLGNAKRKSYQTLSIGYGGTKKAKVSIDESVSKPTLSSKTSLKKQEQNVSLMNSKSNNIVSNICSFIPLVQQTQAAAAACAGKRDIKVKALEAAEAAKRLEEKQKNERKNRKEALKVERAKLEVENLRKMELEKKKKELERKKKNAEAIAKKRSREEEERKEKEKKRMRLEGKLRQREQEERGRVEKAEKEKRQTKDEQINSKKSYNEFKKEQNRGVVRGDSGASNKAVIEECRTSGDSFEAETALLTVDRSPKNEDLIVQKSREKSYEISPYQCSDDEDEEDEELPTKKYIPSWASKSSVALLLPLQRKMEPDLIFQPESFCSMDEVLLPHELQQRQKDA; encoded by the exons ATGGAGAAGCTGTTCTTGCAGATCTTTGAGCGGAAGAGTCGAATAATAGAACAAGTGAAGCAACAGACGGAGTTTTTTAACCAGAATCTGGCCTCTAAACTTCTAATTGAAGGAATCACTCCTCCGTCTTGGCTTTGGAACCCTACCGGCTCATCCGACCCTAAAG AACTGAACAAGGAAGAGCTGATCTCCAAACTTCTTGGCCCATATACACTAGACTCAGTTGGGTGCTGCACTGAACAGTACCCCTTGTACGACAAGCCATTCATCTCAGGAGCTAATCAAGGCAGTCCGACAGTTTCAGCAAGCAGAGGGGATGCAGATGCTGGTTGTTCCCATAATTGTGCTCCTCAGCTAGACTTTAGTATCACATCACCTAAGGCTCAGATAACTGGAGGGTTCTTGAATATTTCTAATGCACCTGATGAGTCTCTGGCTAGAATTCAGAGATCTAAGTCTAGACAAAAGGCTCTCGAGCTTCGTAACAGTGCAAATGCCGTAGCTGAGAGTGCAATAGATCATGAAAACATCGGTGATATTCTTTCAAGAAGGATTAGATTGTCTATTTCTTCTTCCAAGCAGACGTGTAATGAAAATAAACTTACAGAATTGGAAGAACTTTATGCATTTGGCAGTTCATGTTATGATGATTTGGATTTGGATGAAGCAGCTTGCCAAAACCAAGACAATGGCATGGATTTGTACTCTGGTAGAATTACAAGGTCTAGAAGTCATGTCAAAACTGTAAGTTCTGGCAGAAATTCATCAGAATTAGGCCACTCCCAAAATGATAGAAAAGATGTGTCATTTCATGGTGCTAACACGTGTAAAAGGAGCTCTGTGTGTACTTCTAGTCGAGAGGTGGCCGATTATCATAATAGACTGCTGCAGTCAGCTGGATCTTCGTCTGCTTTTGCTCAAAATGATGGGCACATCAGATTGGACAGTGCAGGTTCTCTGAGAAAGGAAAAGGGTGATGTTTATTCTGGCAAAATTTCTTCGTTTAAAAGCTCCCATAGGCCTCAAAGTTGTGCTAGTGGTCCTTGGAAAGCAGATAGTTTTTCAAATGATGCTCAGAGAATGGTTGGCACCAAAATGGATTTTGGGGATGATTTACGTAAGGACCATGTTGATGGATCCGGAGTTAGGAAGGATATTTTTGATGTTAGTCATGTAGATCGGGACGGTCGAGGATCAATTTTAGAAGGTGGCAAGAGTCTCCAAGAGAGTAGCAATATATCTGAGCCTGTACATTGCTCTGAAATTCCTTCTTGTTTGGGAACACTGTCAAAATCCTCTCCTAGAAAGAAGTCTGCTGTAAATGATAAAGTTCAGAATTTTCCAGGTTGTCAAACTAGACAACCTTGGTGTGAAACCAAAGATAAGGACCATATTGATGGATCCCAAGTTAAGAAGAATATTTTTGATGTTGGTTGCATGGATGGGGACAGCCGAGGATCAATTTTAGAAGGTGTCGAGAGTTACAAAGAGAGCAGCAATATATCTGAGCCTGTACATTGCTCTGAAATTCCTTCTTGTTTGGGTAAACTGTCAAGATACTCTCCTAGAAGGAAGTCTGCTGCAAATGATAAAGTTCAGAATTTTTCAAGTTGTCAAACTAGACAACCTTGGTGTGAAACCAAAGATATGTGTGATGAGCCAGGAAATGTTGATTCTATGATGAGCAACGAGCTTGTTGCACGCAATCTTATTAATCACTCAGTTAGTTCAAGTGCGAATGGTGATGCACAGATAAGGGTTTGTTTAAGTTCAGACTGTGCTAAACAAAGAAGGCAGTTTGAATCTTTAGTGGCAAGGGACTCCATTGATAGTTTTGATTCTGAGGAGATAAAGCAATTAGATTTTAATgtaattgaagaacaaaactCGAAAACTTTTTCTTCTAGTTTTGGAAAGAAAAGACCCGACAACTCACCAAAACACATATCGGAACTTGATTTATTAAGTAACAAGGAAATTCCTAACCACAGTTGTAACCCTTCTTTGGGTGGGCAGTCACCAGAGGATTCAGAAGTCCGGGACAATGTAGCAGAAGTTCATACAATCTCTTCCGAATGTGATATTCTGGAGCACCTTGACATCTGCACTAAAAAACATGTTGCTCTTGTAAGTGAAAATACTACACCAAAGAGTCCTCAAGATAATATAGAGGTTGGGAACCATCAATATTCTGAAGTTGAAGGCGAGGCAGATACTTTGATGTCAAAAATGGTGGATGCTCCTACTTTACAATTTCATCCAGTGAAGCTATGTTGGGAACAAGGGCACGAAATCTCAGCACAGCAGGTCATTGAAGAG GGTAATTGTAGTGGTGAACGCAGTGCTAAGAGCCCAGAAGTTTCACATGCTACTGGAAGCAAAAACGACAGACAGTCTGGTTTTCCCAAACTAGCCGATGACCCGGGTGAAGAGTCCCACAATTTCTCAAGTGGACAAAAGGAAATGGCAAATCCAATGTGTGTCGCTATTGATGAAATTGAGCCGTTTCCTGCACAGGAACCTCAAATTTTATCCCGCCTTACTGGGGAGAGTCAACATGCAGATACTCTTGTTGAAGATAATAGGTCAGTAACTAATTATAGAAGTACTAAAAGGGGTGAGGACTTATTACGTGAGGGTAGATTTGAACTTGTCAGCATCGGATCATGGCCGCAGTTGAAGAGGAGAAAGATAGAAGAGTTACAAATGAATAGATTGACCTCTTATCCAAGCTCGGTGAAACGGGTTGGCAGCATTCAACAAGATTCTCCAAGTAGATATTTGAGAGACATAGAAATGGATGTAAACACTGATTTGCCAGATTCATTAGATAGGAAGATGAGCATCGATATAGAAATGGACCAGGATAaggatataaattatattaatacggAAAATTTATCTCACACAACGATAAATCTTCAAGCAGAAAAATCCCCTCCGTTGGTGGATGGACAGCAGCCACAATGTTTGGTTCTTTCTCCAAAAAGTAAAGACCTGAAATTTGTTGCTGAATCGATGCCTGAGTTTGAGAGGTTCAATGTAGAGACACAAGCAGATAGCGGTGACCTGGATTTTGCTGCGGATGGTGTTGATTTGGCCGAATTGAGCCTTTCAAGGATTGCAATAGAACGTGCTAGCATTATAGAAGAAATGTGCAGATCGGCTAGCCTGGATACACCCATTTCTCATCTATCATCTGCTTTAAATTTTCAAGGAGCTGTAAACCCATTTCAGTCCTTACCAAATGGTCTTCTTGAGCACTTGAACTTGAAAACTAGTTTGCCCTTAAATGTTAATGCCAACAAACAAGTAGATTCTGGTAAGAGTCTCGTGACTGATACGGGAGGTGCTCTCGAAAGGATTGAAAGTGTGCCATATTCTGTTAGTCTACCTTATTCTGGAGCACGATACGATTGGAATTCAAGAGTCCAACATGCATCTCCGGTTAGAAGTTTGTGGGAAAGGCTTTCATCACACACTGGAAGTTCAGAGAAGTGTTCGATTTCAAATCCAGAACTCACATGCTTCCCAATTGAGGAAGACCCTTGTATCAGCGAAGACAATAAatgggtagatgagattggaGATGATGTCGAAGAAGACACCGATTCATCATTGGCACACAATTGTAATGTGCGGCATCCGCTTAAGGATTTGGCAAATATGGATCTAAATCCATCTGTATCAACTTTTGCACAGCGAGACATCTTGAGGGCAGATACTGTGGATGTTATGAATGCAAAATCTAATGTTGGTGGTACTCAAGATGATATCCGATGGAGTCCAAAAAGTCAGTCTAGGTATTACAGTGAGATGAGGGAAAATAAAAAATCCTCTTTGGGCAACGCCAAGAGAAAGAGCTACCAGACTTTATCAATTGGTTATGGCGGAACCAAGAAGGCCAAAGTATCAATTGATGAAAGTGTCAGCAAACCAACATTATCAAGTAAAACCAGTTTGAAGAAACAGGAGCAAAATGTTTCATTGATGaattctaagagtaataacattgtttcaaatatttgttcatttATACCACTGGTACAACAGACACAAGCTGCTGCTGCTGCATGTGCAG GAAAAAGAGATATCAAGGTGAAAGCCCTGGAGGCTGCTGAGGCTGCAAAGCGTCTAGAAGAGAAACAGAAGAATGAACGTAAGAATAGGAAGGAAGCTTTGAAGGTTGAACGTGCAAAATTGGAGGTAGAAAATTTGAGAAAAATGGAACTtgagaagaaaaagaaagaattaGAACGCAAGAAAAAAAATGCCGAGGCCATTGCAAAGAAGAGGTCGAGAGAGGAAGAAGAAAGAAAGGAAAAGGAGAAGAAAAGAATGCGGTTAGAAGGAAAGCTACGTCAGAGGGAACAAGAAGAAAGAGGGCGGGTTGAGAAAGCTGAAAAAGAAAAACGGCAAACCAAA GATGAGCAAATCAACAGCAAGAAGTCTTACAATGAGTTTAAGAAGGAGCAAAACCGTGGAGTCGTGAGAGGAGATAGTGGTGCTTCAAACAAAGCAGTCATTGAAGAATGTCGTACTTCTGGTGAttcttttgaagctgaaacg GCACTGCTCACAGTCGATAGATCACCCAAAAACGAGGACTTGATAGTTCAGAAAAGTCGAGAAAAATCATATGAGATCTCTCCATATCAATGTTCAGACGACGAAgacgaagaagatgaagagttaCCGACCAAGAAGTACATTCCATCATGGGCCAG TAAAAGCTCTGTGGCTCTGCTTTTACCCTTGCAACGAAAAATGGAACCCGATTTGATATTTCAACCTGAAAGTTTTTGCAGCATGGATGAAG TTCTCCTTCCTCACGAGCTACAGCAGAGACAAAAGGATGCATAA